From a single Brassica rapa cultivar Chiifu-401-42 chromosome A01, CAAS_Brap_v3.01, whole genome shotgun sequence genomic region:
- the LOC103856360 gene encoding ras-related protein RABA1e, translating to MGEYIADEDYDYLFKLVLIGDSSVGKTNLLSRFTKNEFSIESKATIGVEFATKSVHVDEKIIKAQLWDTAGQERYRAITCAYYRGAVGALLVYDITQHVTFENVEQWLKELRDHTDANIVIMLVGNKADLHHLRAVQEDEAKSFSERENMFFMETSALDATNVEQAFTHVLTKICRVMSRKAFEGTGDPTSLSKGQTIDLGSKDDISVVKSSGCCSG from the exons ATGGGAGAGTACATAGCCGATGAAGATTACGACTATCTCTTCAAACTAGTTTTGATCGGAGACTCCAGCGTCGGAAAAACAAACCTTTTGTCTCGATTCACCAAAAATGAATTTAGTATCGAGTCAAAGGCTACCATTGGTGTCGAGTTCGCCACGAAAAGTGTTCATGTCGACGAGAAAATCATCAAAGCTCAGCTTTGGGACACCGCCGGTCAAGAAAG GTACAGAGCAATCACGTGTGCATACTACAGAGGAGCAGTGGGGGCTCTTCTAGTATACGACATAACTCAACATGTAACGTTCGAGAACGTTGAACAATGGCTCAAAGAGCTTCGTGACCATACCGATGCCAACATCGTGATCATGCTTGTTGGAAACAAAGCTGATCTTCATCACCTTCGTGCAGTTCAAGAGGACGAAGCTAAATCTTTCTCTGAAAGAGAGAACATGTTCTTTATGGAAACATCTGCTCTTGATGCTACAAATGTTGAGCAAGCTTTCACTCATGTCTTGACTAAGATCTGTCGTGTTATGAGCCGTAAAGCTTTTGAGGGCACTGGAGATCCGACGTCTTTGTCTAAAGGACAGACCATTGATTTAGGTAGCAAAGATGATATTTCTGTTGTTAAATCATCTGGTTGTTGCTCAGGCTGA